In the Pyxidicoccus trucidator genome, CGCCAAGAGCGCTCGCGTCAGAGGGCGCGGTGTTCCACGCCGTGAGGGCCGGCCACCACGAGGTCCGTCGTCAGGCCGAGGAAGAGGCCATGGCCCACCACGCCCGCGCGCAAGCCCAGGCGCACGGCCAGCGCCTCCGGCGCTTCAATGGGGCCGAAGCCACAGTCGAGCACGAGGTTCCCCTGGTCCGTGAGGAAGGGCTCGCCCGCCGCGTCCCGCCGCGGGGTGACGCGCGCGCCGAGCGACTCCAGGAAGAGCGCCTGCGAGCGCCAGCCGAAGGGAAGGACTTCCACCGGCAGCGCCCAGCGGGTGCCGAGCCGTGGCGACAGCTTGGCCGAGTCCACCACGATGACCACGCGCCGGCTGGCCTGCGCGACGACCTTCTCGCGCAGCAGCGCGCCTCCCCCACCCTTGATGAGCGACAGGTCCGGAGCCACCTCGTCCGCGCCGTCCACCGTGACGTCCAGCACGGGGTGCTCCTCCAGCGTGGTGAGGGGCACTCCCAGCTCCCGTGCCAGAGCCTCCGTCTGGCGTGACGTGGGCACGCCCCGCACGTCCGTGAGCCGCCCCAACGCGCGCAGCTCCGCCAGCCGCTGGACGGCGAAGGCGGCGGTGCTGCCCGTGCCCAGCCCCACCACCATGCCGTCGCGGAAGAACGCATCCACCGCCCACGCGGCGGCCTCGCGCTTGTAACGGGCGGTGTCGCCGGCTTCGGAGGGGGCCATGTCGCTCAAGCTACACCTCGGCGCGAAGGCAGGCTTGCCGTGAGGACGGGTCGGGCGGAGGGCCCGGCAACCGGCTGGAACCCCTGCGGGCGTGCGAGGTTTCACCCGCCGGGCCTGGCAGCGCGACAGGGCCGGGAAGCCAAGCCGGAGGCCACCCTGAGAGCCTTGCAAGTGGATTGCGATACGGGGCGCCTGGAACCGGAAGCCGCGGGGCGACATGACCGCCCGGGCACCGCCATTTCCGAGCCCCGATTCGTGGCGCGGAGCGAGAGCTCCGTGTCACCCCAGGGCCGCGCACAGCAGCGCGGCCCCGGGCGGGACAACCGACTACAGGTTGAAGGTGCCGCGAACGCCCAGGATGATGAGGCCGTACGGGCCGTCATCCACGGCGGGCACGCCCGACGTGGCGGTGGTGCCACCGAGCTGGGCAGGCAGGGTCACCGTCTGGGTGCCGGCGCGCACGGTGTTGCGGGCGTAGGTGCCGGTGAGGTACGGGCCGAAGGACAGGGAGTTGCTCAGCCGCCACTTGCCGCCGACGGTGGCATTCACGTACTCCGGGCCGCGGAACGTGCTCTCGATGTCCACGTCCGCGTTGAGGCCGGGGACAGGCGTGGGGGACTGGCCCTCGACTTTGCTCGTCAGGGTGACGAAGCCGAAGCCGATGCCCACGAAGGGGTCGAACGAGGCCTCGGGCGAGAAGTGGTACTGCACCTGGGGACCGACGCGAATCGAGCTGGTGGTGCAGTCGAAGCCCTCGGGGCAGGAGTAGGGGTTGGTCTTGGTCAGGATGTGCGTGTACTGACCGAAGGCCCCGATGAACCAGTTGGGGCTGGCGCGGTAACCGGCCTCCAACAGGAACGCGACACCGCCGTTGGCGCCGTCGCTGAGCTTCACATCGCCCACCGTGCCGTCGGCCCTCGGGCCATTCTTGTAGACGTAGCCGGCGCCGGCCTGGAAGCCGAGCCCCACGGTGAACTCCAGCCCACTCCTGACGCTGGAGCTCGTCGCCTCTTGCGCCATGGCAGCCGAGGACACAAGCGTGGTCACTACCGCAAGGGCTCTATACAGCCTTCCCGTCATATAACCCCTCCCTACAAGTGAGCTTTCACTCTATGACGGCCCGCACCACGCATGTAAGGCGCGCTGCGTCGAGAACGTGCGCGGTCGCTCCCGACCTGGGAACTCACGAAGTCCCGGGCCGCCCCAAAGGGTGGTGCACCAAGCAATGCCTCCCGCAGTCAGGGGATTAGACAATGTTCCCATGAACGTCACCCTGGAGCAGGCCCGTGCCCTGGACGCCCTCGCCCGCCATGGCACCTTCGCGGCCGCGGCGGAGGCCCTGCACAAGGGACACACCGCGGTGCTGTACGCGCTGCGCACGCTGGAGGAGCAGACGGAGCTGACGCTGTTGGATCGGCGCGGCTACCGCACGCGGCTGACGCCCGCGGGCGAGCGCGTGCTGGAGCACTGCCGCAAGCTGCTGGCCGCGGAGCGGGAGCTGGAGGCCGCGTGCGCGGAGATTCGCACCGGCTGGGAGCCCACGCTGCGCATCGTCTTCGACGGCGTCTTCCCCGCCGTGCCGTTGCTGCGGGTGGTGAAGGAGCTGCGCGCGGAAGGGGCCAGCACGCGCTTCCACGTGTCCGCGGAGTTCCTCGCTGGCGTGGAGGCAGCCTTCGTGCGCGATGAGGCGGACCTGATGGTGTCCGTGCTGCCACCCACGATTCCAGGCCTGCGCACCTACCGGCTGCCGGAGCTGAAGACGGTGCTGGTGGCCCACCGCGGGCACCCGCTGGCGCGGCGGCGCGGGCCCCTGAAGGACGAGGAGCTGGCCGAGCACCTCCTGCTCACCGTGCGCGGCTCGGACCCCCGGCTGCAGCTCAGCACCGTCTCACTGGAGAGCCGCTCCTCGGTGCTCCTCAACGACTTCGCCGCGAAGAAGGCCGCCATCCTCGAGGGGCTGGGCTTCGGATGGCTGCCGGAGCACCTGGCCACCCGCGAGCTGCGGCGGGGAGAACTCAAGGCGCTGAAGGTGGCCCGGGGCGCCACGCACTCGCTCCAGCCGCAGCTCCACCACCGCGCCACCGTGAAGCCGGGCCGCGCCGCCCGCCGCGTGGTGCAGGCCCTCACGGGGGCGAAGCAGGAAGAGTGAGGGCCGGACTCGCGGGCCCGACGGGCGCTACTGCGCGGCGGTGTTGCAATCGCCCGTGACGTTGGACGCTGGCTGCCCGTTCACCGTGTTCCCCGTGAAGACGTTGTCGGCGGCCACCACCAGCTCCACGTCACCACTGCCCCGGTTGCAGACGATGACGCCACCGGCGCCGCCCCGGTTGTTCACGAAGCGGTTGCCTCGCATGGTGACAGTCCTCGTGCCCACGTCCTCCAGGTAGATGGCCGCCCCGGGGCCCATGGCCACGAAGTTGCCCTCGAAGAAGTTGTCCTCCAGGAGGTCGTTGTCCGGCTGGAAGTAGTGAATCGCGCCCCCGCCGCCCAGGTCGGAGATGTTCTGCGCGTTGGGCCACGTGAGCAGGGGCCGGGGCTCGAGCGCCGTCGTCACGAAGCCACCGAAGGCCTCCACTCCGTTGTCTCGGAAGGTGTTGCCCCGCACCACCGAGTTGCGGCCGTGGGTGATGCACACGGCCCCGCCACCGGACATGGACGAGGTGCCGGGCTGCGCGAAGCGGTCAATCTCGTGGATGCGGTTGTCCTCGAAGACGGTGTCCTCCACGCGCGAGCCGTCGGTGAACATCAGGTCGAGCGCGGCGCAGTGCGCGGACGCGACGTTGTCGCGGAACACCGAGTGGGCAATCGTCACCGGCCCCGGGTAGTAGGCCCACAGCGCGCCACGCGTCCAGTCACGGGCGCCGTTGTACTCGTTCTTGCGCACCTTCTCGAAGACCATGTGCTCGAAGGTCGGGTGGCCATCCCCCACGGAGTTCTGTCCATAGAAGTTCACCCCCCACCAGCCGTGCGGATTGGTGGACGTGAGGAGCACCGGCTTCGCCGCGGTGCCCTGGACGTGGATGGCACCGTAGGCGCGCACCTCCACCCGTCCCTTCTGGTGGTTCATCACACTGTCGGGCGAACTGGAGTCCACATCCGCCTCCGTCACCTCCGGCCGGCCGCGAAAATCGAGGATGACGCCCGGCCCCACCGTGAGGACCTGTCCCTTCGGAATGGTGACGACGCCGTTCGCGTCCCCCACGACGCGGTAGGGCGAGCCCGCCTCCGTGAGCCGCCCCGACAGCGTGCCGGTGACAACGGTGCCTCCATCCTCCGGCACCGGGATGACGGGCCCCGCGTCCGCGCCCGTTCCCGCGTCCTGCCCTCCATCCGTCGCCGGGGCGGTGGAGCCCGCGTCGTCGCCTCCGTCCGGCGAAGGAGTGGAGCCCGCATCTCCGCTTCCCTCCGAAGTGCCAGCATCCCCAGGGGCGTCCGTGGGCTTCGGGTCCGGACTGGAGGAACAGGCGGCGACGAGCAGGCCCAGCGTCAGGGCCAGGAGGGTCTGCTTCCAGAGGAGAAGAACCGGGGTGGGCATGGCCCACCGCGTTAACACGGTGGCCGGGGCCCGCCAACCGGGGCACGGATGGCGCCCAACCGACTGGGGTGGAGCCGCACCAGGCCGCCACGACGCCCTGGGTTCGGAACGCACGCCTTGTTAGAAGCGCGCCCATGCCGAACGACGTCCTGGTGCTGGCCTACGCCGGCTGTAGCACCTGCAAGAAGGCGCAGAAGTGGCTGGAGGAGCAGGGTGTGGCGTACCAGGTGCGTCCCATCGTCGAGACGCCGCCCACGGTGGCCGAGCTGGGGCAGTGGATTCCCCGCAGCGGGGTGTCCGTCCGCAAGTGGCTCAACACCAGTGGCCAGAGCTACCGCGCGCTTGGCAAGGCGAAGGTGGACGCCGCGTCCGACGCGGAGCTGGTGTCCTGGTTGGCCGCCGACGGGAAGCTCATCAAGCGTCCCGTGCTCGTCACCGGGAGCACCGTCCTCGTCGGCTTCCAGCCGGACGCCTACGCGCGCGTCTTCGCCTCGCGCCGCTGAGGGCATGCCCCGGGAGCGAGCGACGGGGCAGGCGCCCGTCCCGCCGTCCCTCGCGGATTGGGGCGTGGAGTGAAGACTCCTTTCCTAC is a window encoding:
- the rpiA gene encoding ribose-5-phosphate isomerase RpiA; this translates as MAPSEAGDTARYKREAAAWAVDAFFRDGMVVGLGTGSTAAFAVQRLAELRALGRLTDVRGVPTSRQTEALARELGVPLTTLEEHPVLDVTVDGADEVAPDLSLIKGGGGALLREKVVAQASRRVVIVVDSAKLSPRLGTRWALPVEVLPFGWRSQALFLESLGARVTPRRDAAGEPFLTDQGNLVLDCGFGPIEAPEALAVRLGLRAGVVGHGLFLGLTTDLVVAGPHGVEHRAL
- a CDS encoding outer membrane beta-barrel protein; this encodes MTGRLYRALAVVTTLVSSAAMAQEATSSSVRSGLEFTVGLGFQAGAGYVYKNGPRADGTVGDVKLSDGANGGVAFLLEAGYRASPNWFIGAFGQYTHILTKTNPYSCPEGFDCTTSSIRVGPQVQYHFSPEASFDPFVGIGFGFVTLTSKVEGQSPTPVPGLNADVDIESTFRGPEYVNATVGGKWRLSNSLSFGPYLTGTYARNTVRAGTQTVTLPAQLGGTTATSGVPAVDDGPYGLIILGVRGTFNL
- a CDS encoding LysR family transcriptional regulator — encoded protein: MNVTLEQARALDALARHGTFAAAAEALHKGHTAVLYALRTLEEQTELTLLDRRGYRTRLTPAGERVLEHCRKLLAAERELEAACAEIRTGWEPTLRIVFDGVFPAVPLLRVVKELRAEGASTRFHVSAEFLAGVEAAFVRDEADLMVSVLPPTIPGLRTYRLPELKTVLVAHRGHPLARRRGPLKDEELAEHLLLTVRGSDPRLQLSTVSLESRSSVLLNDFAAKKAAILEGLGFGWLPEHLATRELRRGELKALKVARGATHSLQPQLHHRATVKPGRAARRVVQALTGAKQEE
- a CDS encoding right-handed parallel beta-helix repeat-containing protein, producing the protein MPTPVLLLWKQTLLALTLGLLVAACSSSPDPKPTDAPGDAGTSEGSGDAGSTPSPDGGDDAGSTAPATDGGQDAGTGADAGPVIPVPEDGGTVVTGTLSGRLTEAGSPYRVVGDANGVVTIPKGQVLTVGPGVILDFRGRPEVTEADVDSSSPDSVMNHQKGRVEVRAYGAIHVQGTAAKPVLLTSTNPHGWWGVNFYGQNSVGDGHPTFEHMVFEKVRKNEYNGARDWTRGALWAYYPGPVTIAHSVFRDNVASAHCAALDLMFTDGSRVEDTVFEDNRIHEIDRFAQPGTSSMSGGGAVCITHGRNSVVRGNTFRDNGVEAFGGFVTTALEPRPLLTWPNAQNISDLGGGGAIHYFQPDNDLLEDNFFEGNFVAMGPGAAIYLEDVGTRTVTMRGNRFVNNRGGAGGVIVCNRGSGDVELVVAADNVFTGNTVNGQPASNVTGDCNTAAQ
- a CDS encoding arsenate reductase family protein translates to MPNDVLVLAYAGCSTCKKAQKWLEEQGVAYQVRPIVETPPTVAELGQWIPRSGVSVRKWLNTSGQSYRALGKAKVDAASDAELVSWLAADGKLIKRPVLVTGSTVLVGFQPDAYARVFASRR